The Pedosphaera parvula Ellin514 genome has a segment encoding these proteins:
- a CDS encoding substrate-binding domain-containing protein translates to MLKNLLTTTLMLGLALSTHAQTKKSYTIGLVAKSQGNPVFQAARVGAVDAAKELGKKYDINIKIDWRTPNEEDAQKQAEAIEQLVLAGADGIAVSCSDANKLTDAINSAVKNGVPVATFDSDAPASKRFVTYGVDDIKCGEQVMEELAKVMGGKGVIAILAGNQNAPNLQKRVQGVKNAAKKYPGITIRDTYYHKETPQDAAAKVEQVMQANPDITGWAMIGGWPLFTDNALKWQAGTIKCVSVDALPAELAYLKSGHVQILLAQQVYEWGYRSTEHLINKIHLKKNPENVKDVSPLIPVTKENVDAFAKNWEKWLPK, encoded by the coding sequence ATGCTAAAGAATCTGCTCACCACCACACTCATGCTGGGCCTCGCCCTAAGCACGCACGCACAGACGAAGAAGTCTTACACAATCGGGCTCGTCGCCAAGTCGCAAGGCAACCCGGTGTTCCAGGCGGCGCGTGTTGGCGCAGTGGATGCCGCCAAGGAGCTAGGCAAAAAATACGACATTAATATCAAGATCGATTGGCGCACGCCTAACGAGGAGGATGCGCAGAAACAGGCGGAGGCAATTGAGCAGTTGGTGCTGGCGGGCGCGGACGGCATTGCGGTGAGTTGCTCGGATGCGAACAAGTTGACCGATGCGATTAATTCGGCGGTAAAGAATGGCGTGCCGGTGGCCACGTTCGATTCCGATGCGCCAGCAAGCAAGCGGTTTGTTACGTATGGCGTGGACGACATCAAGTGCGGCGAACAGGTGATGGAGGAATTGGCGAAGGTGATGGGAGGGAAAGGTGTCATTGCAATCCTGGCGGGAAACCAAAATGCGCCCAACCTGCAGAAGCGCGTTCAAGGGGTGAAGAATGCGGCCAAAAAATATCCAGGCATCACCATTCGCGACACGTATTACCACAAGGAAACTCCGCAGGATGCGGCTGCAAAAGTCGAACAAGTGATGCAGGCAAATCCAGACATCACCGGTTGGGCAATGATTGGTGGCTGGCCCCTGTTCACCGACAACGCTTTGAAGTGGCAGGCCGGTACGATTAAGTGTGTGTCAGTGGATGCCCTGCCCGCTGAACTGGCCTATCTTAAGAGCGGCCATGTTCAGATTTTATTGGCCCAACAGGTTTATGAATGGGGCTATCGCTCCACGGAACATCTCATCAACAAGATTCATCTGAAGAAAAATCCGGAGAATGTGAAGGATGTGAGCCCGTTGATTCCGGTCACGAAGGAAAACGTTGATGCTTTCGCCAAGAACTGGGAAAAGTGGTTGCCAAAATAA
- a CDS encoding glycerophosphodiester phosphodiesterase, whose product MKTLFNTVLVASLCMSSSTFAAQIVGHRGASFDAPENTLSSFKLGYKQNADADELDIHLTKDGKVVVMHDYDMARTGGEKLKVSEHTLEELRALDIGKWGKWQGKGFSEKIPLLEEVLALIPDGKRLFIEIKCGPEVLPELANVLKKAGKKPEQTVIIGFGYETMQAAKEKFPNLEVNWLVQADKKKVFPPVEDLIAKSKAAKLDGLDLNQGFPIDKQFVDKVHAAGLKLYTWTVDDPIVAKAEAEAGVDGITTNRPGWMREQLAAKS is encoded by the coding sequence ATGAAGACTCTATTTAATACTGTGCTTGTTGCCAGTCTCTGTATGTCGTCGTCCACATTTGCTGCTCAGATTGTCGGTCATCGTGGCGCGTCCTTTGATGCGCCGGAGAACACGCTGTCGTCGTTCAAACTGGGGTACAAACAAAATGCTGACGCGGATGAACTCGACATTCATCTGACCAAGGATGGCAAGGTCGTTGTCATGCATGATTATGATATGGCCCGCACCGGTGGTGAGAAGCTAAAGGTTTCCGAACATACGCTGGAGGAGTTGCGCGCCCTGGATATTGGCAAGTGGGGCAAGTGGCAGGGCAAGGGATTTTCCGAGAAGATTCCCCTGCTGGAGGAAGTGCTTGCCTTGATTCCCGATGGGAAGCGGTTGTTTATCGAAATCAAGTGTGGGCCGGAAGTTCTACCTGAATTGGCGAATGTGCTAAAAAAGGCGGGGAAGAAGCCCGAGCAAACGGTGATCATTGGTTTCGGTTATGAAACGATGCAGGCAGCCAAGGAGAAATTTCCCAATCTTGAGGTTAATTGGCTGGTGCAGGCCGACAAAAAGAAGGTGTTTCCGCCGGTGGAAGATTTGATTGCAAAGAGCAAGGCAGCCAAGCTGGATGGTCTTGATCTCAATCAGGGATTCCCGATTGACAAGCAGTTTGTGGACAAGGTTCATGCCGCCGGACTGAAGCTTTACACCTGGACAGTCGATGATCCGATCGTGGCGAAGGCTGAGGCGGAAGCGGGAGTGGATGGCATCACCACCAATCGGCCAGGCTGGATGCGCGAACAACTCGCAGCCAAATCTTAA
- a CDS encoding sugar ABC transporter ATP-binding protein — translation MAYLAFQNINKRFPGVQALDQVSFEIERGSCHALIGENGAGKSTLGKILAGVYTADEGGMVLEGQPICPTNPLAARHLGIAMVHQELAFCPNLSVAENLCLGDLPRHAGWLDKTKMRKLARAMLAEIDCDINVDLPINELSTGQEQLVQIAAALGTKAQIIVMDEPTSSLSLHESENLFQLLAKLKERGITIIYVSHRMEELFRLCDHITVLRDGKHVSTEPIPATNPERVIQQMVGREVKQYTSQHLHKDLGEELLRVENLCSPGKFKDISFTLRAGEILGFAGLIGAGRSEVAQAIFGLDENATGKVFIHGKELALRSVVAALKMGIGLLPEDRKRLGLVLTMNCRENTSLTILNRLSKLGFVRQGQERSMVQGYVDRLHVKTPSIDAPVAGLSGGNQQKIALAKWLARQCKVLIVDEPTRGVDVGAKAEIHHLLDELACQGLALMVISSELPEVMNLSRRIIVMRQGDIAGELARQDFSQTNLMRLMAGIEAKAA, via the coding sequence ATGGCCTATCTCGCTTTTCAAAATATCAACAAGCGATTTCCCGGCGTGCAGGCGCTTGACCAGGTGAGTTTTGAAATTGAGCGAGGCAGTTGTCATGCGCTCATCGGCGAAAACGGGGCCGGCAAGAGTACTTTAGGAAAAATTCTTGCCGGTGTGTACACGGCTGATGAGGGCGGAATGGTGCTGGAAGGCCAGCCCATTTGCCCCACGAATCCTTTGGCGGCCCGCCACCTTGGAATTGCGATGGTGCATCAGGAACTGGCGTTTTGTCCGAACCTGAGCGTGGCGGAAAATCTTTGCCTCGGCGATTTACCCCGCCATGCCGGCTGGCTCGATAAAACAAAGATGCGCAAACTGGCGCGAGCCATGCTGGCTGAAATTGATTGCGATATTAATGTTGATCTCCCGATCAATGAGCTTTCCACCGGTCAGGAGCAATTGGTTCAAATTGCAGCGGCGCTGGGAACGAAGGCTCAGATCATAGTGATGGATGAGCCGACGAGTTCGCTCTCATTGCACGAAAGTGAAAATTTATTTCAACTGCTCGCAAAACTTAAAGAGCGCGGAATCACCATCATCTATGTCTCGCATCGCATGGAGGAGTTGTTCCGGTTATGTGATCACATCACGGTTTTGCGGGATGGCAAACATGTTTCGACCGAGCCGATCCCTGCGACAAATCCAGAACGCGTGATTCAGCAGATGGTTGGCCGGGAAGTGAAGCAATACACCTCGCAGCATTTGCATAAGGACCTGGGTGAGGAGTTGCTGCGAGTGGAGAACCTGTGTTCGCCGGGGAAATTCAAGGATATCAGCTTCACGCTGCGTGCCGGAGAAATTCTTGGTTTTGCCGGATTGATTGGCGCGGGTCGCAGCGAAGTGGCACAGGCGATTTTTGGCCTGGATGAAAATGCGACGGGCAAAGTCTTCATTCATGGGAAGGAATTGGCACTGAGATCAGTGGTCGCCGCTCTTAAGATGGGAATTGGTTTATTGCCGGAAGATCGCAAGCGACTGGGACTGGTGCTCACGATGAACTGCCGGGAAAACACGTCGCTTACGATTTTAAACCGATTGAGCAAACTGGGTTTTGTGAGACAAGGCCAAGAACGCTCGATGGTGCAAGGCTATGTGGACCGGTTGCATGTCAAAACGCCTTCGATTGACGCACCCGTGGCCGGCCTTAGCGGGGGAAACCAACAAAAAATTGCCCTGGCCAAATGGCTTGCCCGGCAATGCAAAGTATTGATTGTTGATGAGCCGACACGGGGCGTCGATGTCGGAGCGAAGGCTGAAATCCATCACCTGCTTGACGAACTCGCCTGCCAGGGATTGGCCCTGATGGTGATCTCCTCCGAGCTGCCTGAGGTTATGAACCTCAGCCGCCGGATCATCGTCATGCGGCAGGGCGACATCGCGGGAGAACTTGCCCGCCAGGATTTTTCTCAGACGAATTTAATGCGTCTGATGGCAGGTATTGAGGCAAAGGCTGCGTGA
- a CDS encoding LysR family transcriptional regulator: protein MNEFLAKSPFDLYELNLFHLVARRSSFTKAGQEAGLTQSAITRQIRGMEDRLGITLFERTTRHVKLTRAGARLFEKSDALLAEVNGTIRELQRDFELVPQTIRVGISRSIGFAYLPGFFFAFRRKFPGVQIQLAQEPSRTLLQNVEQNELDVALLSPPPHLPRGLKITHRFNDDFTIIAPPQLQLPRKGKQIDLIKTGKLLMTQRWISIDRECNTGKRMHHWLAKNDLRIEPAMELDNFDVIVNLVSLGMGVSLVPHRVLPIYFNRRAVQKISLKEKFSRELVVVVRKNRKQAEYLTNFVENILF from the coding sequence ATGAATGAGTTTCTGGCCAAGTCTCCCTTTGATTTATATGAGCTCAATCTCTTTCATCTGGTTGCCCGGCGCAGCAGTTTCACCAAGGCGGGACAGGAGGCTGGTTTAACGCAAAGCGCCATTACCCGCCAGATCCGTGGCATGGAAGATCGGTTGGGAATTACTCTATTCGAGCGTACCACCCGCCACGTAAAGTTAACGAGAGCCGGGGCAAGATTGTTTGAAAAGTCGGATGCGTTATTGGCAGAGGTAAACGGCACGATACGGGAACTCCAAAGAGACTTTGAACTGGTCCCTCAAACGATACGAGTTGGCATCTCACGCTCAATTGGATTCGCTTACCTACCCGGATTCTTCTTTGCCTTCCGGAGAAAGTTTCCTGGAGTTCAAATCCAGTTGGCCCAGGAACCCAGCAGAACGTTACTTCAAAACGTGGAGCAGAACGAATTGGATGTGGCCCTGCTTTCACCTCCGCCACACTTGCCGCGCGGTTTGAAGATTACCCATCGATTCAATGACGACTTCACAATCATTGCTCCGCCTCAACTGCAGTTGCCCCGAAAAGGAAAGCAGATCGATTTAATCAAGACCGGGAAATTGCTTATGACTCAACGCTGGATATCGATTGACCGTGAGTGCAATACAGGCAAGCGCATGCACCATTGGCTGGCAAAGAATGACTTGCGAATTGAGCCGGCCATGGAACTGGACAATTTCGACGTCATCGTCAATCTGGTTTCGCTCGGAATGGGTGTAAGTCTGGTGCCTCATCGGGTGCTGCCGATTTATTTTAACCGGCGTGCGGTGCAAAAAATATCTCTAAAGGAAAAGTTTTCTCGTGAGCTGGTTGTCGTGGTTAGAAAGAACCGAAAGCAAGCCGAGTATTTAACAAATTTCGTGGAAAACATTCTTTTCTAG
- a CDS encoding ferredoxin: MANLKERHPENVPGPWYVDTSCIQCGLCSEYAPASFRESPDGTQNIVHHQPITNNQINAALEVKEGCPVDAIGNDG; encoded by the coding sequence ATGGCAAACTTAAAAGAGCGACATCCTGAGAATGTTCCTGGCCCTTGGTATGTCGACACAAGCTGCATTCAATGTGGACTTTGCAGCGAATACGCGCCCGCGAGTTTTCGCGAAAGCCCGGACGGAACTCAGAATATTGTGCACCATCAACCCATCACCAACAACCAAATCAATGCCGCACTTGAGGTGAAAGAAGGCTGTCCAGTCGATGCAATTGGAAATGACGGCTGA